A part of Liolophura sinensis isolate JHLJ2023 chromosome 1, CUHK_Ljap_v2, whole genome shotgun sequence genomic DNA contains:
- the LOC135466621 gene encoding meiosis regulator and mRNA stability factor 1-like isoform X1 — protein sequence MTMGELLKLKPIGVFWDIENCCVPRNRSALCVVQKIRDYFFSGYREAEFMCVCDINKESKQIIQELNSAQINVVHIDAVSKNAADDKLRQSMRRFSDAYSPPASVVLISSDINFSSDLSDLRHRKNFQVILIHGPMVHDALLACANETYLFDDLVRDLPFRTLSKDGNGLLEVMVTGLPQGRESNKIKHRLKQLSANCGGRVVRITADYALLKFQSKDAAFKAKKRMDGEDVYGCKISVDFAAAIEALPVKPGTQPNVNRPEYNTTHPVHVPYPQSPCRYRPSKPTTYYRPSYTAPITEPPYLDRGGSYYNRHSPNCHQQRTPPKSYPTKPLYEMFKRPLYQEEPYKPEHDPNHPSIGSTGVDSFYNHHVYPSFEPNYQHGHNYNSYHGSEHQQSSWPPSPDSRNGYPGRRSPRASPYYHPFRTPFSPYFQEPLFNRYSPVYPPETGFQPIRYPTPPPRPSSAPTVDNTSSSYYTDANGPVELAVSNLDYNITAKEWRKILFTTFHPQVKVLNVYVKTQPDNTSIGMVKVPSVEEARFAISQFHRKKIGYKRIHVALKNEDSQQTATNIRAEATALLMEAKGHVLPLFKFIELFDKRYHRSISVCELYKMKDIIDIREQGGAGRMVYLLEDVRSTPSPQDNADMEIQEILEVPVCLIHCPEGSTGYVEALNCTMLPNVNIQMKTFAAQVHTMLQSHEGNMALMSFVACYEAEFSPLDPCEDGGVPLEHLISCVPGTQIVMSKTGVKKVQWMENKPILPNGILTDLPDVLRASSSPLLTQQMSQISREIVDLLKHHPQCRMPFSKFIPAYHHHFGRQCRVADYGYTKLYELFDALPHVLQVMGTGDRRILTLSHRAQVRRFTTDLLRILKAHSAKQIQLSDLAECYEKVIGKPLDICEYGMCCPEDLLTEIPATTILTSYTEAGTILAIPRRDQTSEEVERTKQFSLEVVDLLKHNPQCRMPFNKFIPAYHHHFGRQCRVSDYGFAKLIELFEAIPHVVELEDEGEERFVRLTEPELKKVLSEQVVKLLGLQYNGQLSLDNFYRVFTCHFGFTLRLRDFKASSIKELLAQLKHVVRIDVQDGVEYVVLCRQSHFPKLARQILQLLMNQSSGSLPLVELCSRYKTSFGTDCDVGQIREELLDFVQVTGGEESAVISLTPLQIFARDVRILLKAHNGKILLHMFESTFQDHFGVEIKPALYGFPTVVDLLAAIPHVVLLRGRGQSRLAMLSHDMQDVPPICGSPPLNFLSSPPKLMVISPPREPQPSRTPSKSPSNDSGVMDTQEESNQKIDVKVASPVDLLSGPVPSAIPSPELRPGDVRKDLMRFESPIDETELLWQLTDEEKKGQKTPLCKTPTSELLHFAAQCLQPDGSEEIVEAGLHENPVTQSGGFRRTLPSHSTPTGQDKYEGKISELEKSGDDTVQELSEAFSKGWWKESGQSTGKDEREIMDTTADSLNISAVKGETLPFSSYLRVDAGNGGEGLSEAKSTTASSPCGDSGIRSQDVSESSFQDDNPVETSSMKSDQSIGMTHLNITPKTSPRKSPRKPRIAAKFLVPIDST from the exons ATGACTATGGGTGAACTGCTTAAACTGAAGCCAATTGGGGTGTTCTGGGACATAGAAAACTGCTGTGTTCCACGCAACAGGTCAGCACTTTGCGTTGTCCAGAAAATAAGAGACTACTTCTTCTCTGGATATCGTGAAGCTGAGTTCATGTGTGTCTGTGACATCAACAAGGAAAGTAAACAGATCATACAAGAACTTAACTCTGCCCAG ATTAATGTTGTACACATTGATGCCGTTAGCAAGAATGCAGCAGATGACAAACTGCGACAAAGTATGCGTCGATTTTCTGATGCATATTCACCACCTGCCTCTGTTGTGCTGATATCAA GTGACATAAACTTTTCATCTGACCTCTCTGATTTAAGACACCGTAAGAATTTCCAGGTTATTCTCATACATGGCCCAATGGTGCATGATGCTCTTCTCGCTTGTGCTAATGAGACCTACTTGTTTGATGATCTGGTCAGAGATCTGCCCTTCAGAACCCTCTCAAAG GATGGTAATGGTTTACTGGAGGTGATGGTAACTGGCCTGCCACAAGGACGAGagtcaaacaaaatcaaacaccGGCTCAAGCAGCTCTCAGCAAATTGTGGGGGGCGTGTAGTCAGGATCACAGCTGACTATGCGCTTCTTAAATTTCAAAGCAAAGATGCAGCTTTTAA GGCTAAGAAAAGAATGGATGGTGAGGATGTGTATGGCTGTAAGATAAGTGTGGACTTTGCTGCAGCTATTGAAGCTCTACCTGTTAAACCTG GAACACAGCCAAATGTAAATCGCCCAGAGTACAACACGACACATCCTGTGCATGTTCCCTACCCCCAGAGCCCGTGTAGGTACAGACCCAGCAAACCTACCACCTACTACAGACCCTCGTACACTGCTCCCATCACGGAACCGCCATACTTGGACAGGGGAGGTAGCTATTACAACAGGCACTCCCCGAACTGCCACCAGCAGCGTACGCCGCCCAAATCCTACCCAACTAAACCACTGTATGAAATGTTCAAGCGCCCGCTGTACCAGGAGGAGCCCTACAAGCCAGAGCATGACCCAAACCACCCCAGTATAGGCAGCACAGGTGTAGACAGTTTCTACAACCATCATGTATACCCTAGCTTTGAGCCCAACTACCAACACGGTCACAATTACAACAGTTACCATGGTAGTGAGCACCAACAGAGCAGTTGGCCTCCTTCCCCAGACTCCAGGAACGGCTATCCTGGGCGGAGAAGTCCTCGTGCTAGCCCATATTACCACCCCTTCAGAACTCCCTTCTCTCCCTACTTTCAGGAGCCTCTCTTTAACCGTTACTCTCCGGTCTACCCTCCAGAGACTGGGTTCCAGCCTATCCGCTATCCAACTCCTCCCCCGCGCCCCTCAAGTGCTCCCACAGTGGACAACACCTCATCGTCGTACTACACAGATGCTAATGGGCCTGTAGAACTAGCAGTCAGTAACCTGGACTACAACATCACAGCCAAGGAGTGGAGGAAAATCCTCTTCACAACGTTCCATCCTCAGGTCAAG GTGCTGAATGTGTACGTGAAGACCCAGCCAGACAACACCAGCATTGGCATGGTCAAAGTGCCCAGTGTGGAGGAGGCTAGGTTTGCCATCTCGCAGTTCCACAGGAAAAAGATAGGCTACAAAAGGATTCATGTGGCTCTTAAGAATGAGGATAGTCAGCAGACAGCCACTAACATCAG GGCCGAGGCCACGGCACTACTGATGGAAGCTAAGGGACATGTTCTTCCACTTTTTAAATTCATTGAACTTTTTGACAAAAG ATATCATCGTTCCATCAGTGTGTGCGAGTTGTATAAAATGAAAGACATCATAGATATCCGTGAGCAGGGTGGTGCTGGTAGGATGGTGTATCTGTTGGAGGATGTCCGCAGTACCCCCTCCCCGCAGGATAATGCAGACATGGAG ATTCAAGAAATCCTTGAAGTGCCTGTATGTCTGATCCATTGTCCCGAAGGCAGCACTGGTTATGTAGAGGCCCTCAACTGCACCATGCTGCCCAACGTCAACATTCAAATGAAGACATTCGCAGCTCAGGTTCATACTATGTTACAGTCACATGAAGGCAACATGGCACTCATGAG CTTCGTGGCCTGCTATGAGGCGGAGTTCTCCCCCCTTGATCCCTGTGAGGATGGTGGTGTTCCCTTGGAGCATCTCATCAGCTGTGTACCAGGTACTCAGATTGTCATGTCAAAAACCGGTGTCAAGAAGGTGCAGTGGATGGAGAACAAACCCATTCTCCCCAATG GTATCCTGACTGACCTACCAGACGTGCTGCGAGCATCTAGCAGTCCTTTATTGACTCAACAGATGAGTCAGATCAGTCGTGAGATCGTGGACCTCCTCAAGCATCATCCACAATGTCGTATGCCTTTTAGCAAGTTCATCCCTGCTTACCACCACCACTTTGGACGGCAGTGCAGGGTGGCAGACTATGGGTATACTAAGCTATATGAGCTGTTTGATGCTCTACCACATGTACTGCAG GTGATGGGGACAGGAGATCGACGGATTCTTACCCTTAGCCACAGAGCCCAGGTAAGACGGTTCACCACAGACCTGCTGAGGATACTCAAGGCTCATTCTGCTAAACAGATCCAGCTCTCTGACCTGGCAGAATGCTATG aGAAGGTGATTGGTAAGCCGCTGGATATTTGTGAGTATGGAATGTGTTGTCCTGAAGACCTGCTTACAGAAATTCCTGCTACAACAATTCTG acCAGCTACACAGAAGCAGGAACGATTTTGGCTATTCCTCGGCGAG ATCAAACTTCTGAGGAAGTGGAGCGTACCAAACAGTTCTCCCTGGAGGTTGTGGATCTGCTCAAGCATAACCCACAGTGTCGTATGCCATTCAACAAGTTCATTCCTGCCTATCATCACCACTTCGGGCGCCAGTGTCGGGTCTCGGACTATGGCTTTGCTAAACTCATTGAACTGTTTGAGGCTATTCCACATGTGGTGGAG CTTGAAGATGAAGGGGAGGAGCGGTTTGTGAGACTGACAGAGCCAGAGCTAAAGAAGGTCTTGTCCGAGCAGGTGGTCAAGTTGTTGGGGCTTCAGTACAATGGTCAGCTCTCCCTGGACAACTTCTACAGGGTCTTCACCTGCCACTTTGGCTTCACTCTGCGTCTGCGGGATTTCAAAGCTTCATCCATTAAAGAACTGCTGGCTCAGCTGAAGCATGTGGTTCGG ATTGATGTTCAAGATGGTGTCGAGTATGTGGTTCTGTGTCGTCAAAGTCACTTCCCCAAACTAGCCAGACAGATTCTCCAGCTGTTGATGAACCAGAGCAGTGGTAGTCTCCCCTTGGTGGAGCTCTGTAGTCGGTACAAGACCAGCTTTGGTACAGACTGTGATGTGGGTCAGATCAGAGAGGAACTCCTTGACTTTGTTCAG GTGACTGGCGGGGAAGAGTCTGCAGTTATCAGTCTCACACCACTACAGATATTTGCCAGAGATGTCAGAATTCTCCTCAAAGCTCACAATGGCAAAATCCTGTTGCACATGTTCGAGTCAACTTTCCAGGACCACTTTGGTGTGGAGATCAAGCCGGCCCTGTATGGATTCCCCACAGTGGTGGATCTGCTGGCAGCCATTCCCCATGTGGTGCTGCTGAGGGGCAGGGGACAGAGCAGATTGGCCATGTTGTCACATGATATGCAGG ATGTTCCCCCTATCTGTGGTTCCCCACCACTTAACTTCCTATCCAGTCCTCCCAAACTGATGGTCATTTCTCCCCCCAGAGAGCCTCAGCCCAGCAGAACCCCCTCCAAATCACCCTCCAATGACTCTGGTGTCATGGATACTCAAG AAGAGAGCAACCAAAAAATAGATGTAAAGGTTGCCTCCCCTGTTGATCTTCTGTCTGGCCCAGTTCCTTCTGCCATACCATCTCCGGAGTTACGGCCTGGTGATGTTCGTAAAGATCTCATGAGATTTGAATCCCCAATAG ATGAGACAGAGTTGCTATGGCAGCTGACTGATGAAGAGAAGAAAGGACAGAAAACTCCTTTATGTAAAACTCCAACGTCTGAGTTACTTCATTTTGCTGCCCAATGTCTTCAGCCTGATGGTTCGGAAGAGATTGTAGAAGCTGGGCTCCACGAGAACCCAGTGACCCAGTCAGGTGGTTTCCGTAGGACACTGCCGAGTCATTCCACACCAACAGGACAGGACAAATATGAAGGCAAAATCTCTGAGCTGGAGAAAAGCGGCGATGACACGGTACAAGAGTTGTCCGAGGCTTTCTCCAAAGGCTGGTGGAAGGAGAGTGGACAATCAACTGGCAAGGACGAGAGAGAAATCATGGACACCACGGCAGATTCTCTAAACATATCGGCAGTGAAGGGGGAGACCCTGCCCTTCTCCTCTTACCTGCGTGTGGACGCTGGCAATGGTGGTGAGGGTTTGAGTGAAGCCAAATCAACGACCGCCTCCTCACCATGCGGGGACTCGGGCATCAGGAGCCAGGACGTCTCGGAAAGCTCATTCCAGGACGACAATCCTGTGGAGACGAGCTCTATGAAGTCAGATCAGAGCATAGGCATGACCCACCTCAACATTACTCCTAAAACCTCTCCCAGAAAATCACCTCGTAAACCACGAATAGCAGCAAAGTTCCTGGTGCCTATTGATTCCACTTAA
- the LOC135466621 gene encoding meiosis regulator and mRNA stability factor 1-like isoform X2 yields MTMGELLKLKPIGVFWDIENCCVPRNRSALCVVQKIRDYFFSGYREAEFMCVCDINKESKQIIQELNSAQINVVHIDAVSKNAADDKLRQSMRRFSDAYSPPASVVLISSDINFSSDLSDLRHRKNFQVILIHGPMVHDALLACANETYLFDDLVRDLPFRTLSKDGNGLLEVMVTGLPQGRESNKIKHRLKQLSANCGGRVVRITADYALLKFQSKDAAFKAKKRMDGEDVYGCKISVDFAAAIEALPVKPGTQPNVNRPEYNTTHPVHVPYPQSPCRYRPSKPTTYYRPSYTAPITEPPYLDRGGSYYNRHSPNCHQQRTPPKSYPTKPLYEMFKRPLYQEEPYKPEHDPNHPSIGSTGVDSFYNHHVYPSFEPNYQHGHNYNSYHGSEHQQSSWPPSPDSRNGYPGRRSPRASPYYHPFRTPFSPYFQEPLFNRYSPVYPPETGFQPIRYPTPPPRPSSAPTVDNTSSSYYTDANGPVELAVSNLDYNITAKEWRKILFTTFHPQVKVLNVYVKTQPDNTSIGMVKVPSVEEARFAISQFHRKKIGYKRIHVALKNEDSQQTATNIRAEATALLMEAKGHVLPLFKFIELFDKRYHRSISVCELYKMKDIIDIREQGGAGRMVYLLEDVRSTPSPQDNADMEIQEILEVPVCLIHCPEGSTGYVEALNCTMLPNVNIQMKTFAAQVHTMLQSHEGNMALMSFVACYEAEFSPLDPCEDGGVPLEHLISCVPGTQIVMSKTGVKKVQWMENKPILPNGILTDLPDVLRASSSPLLTQQMSQISREIVDLLKHHPQCRMPFSKFIPAYHHHFGRQCRVADYGYTKLYELFDALPHVLQVMGTGDRRILTLSHRAQVRRFTTDLLRILKAHSAKQIQLSDLAECYEKVIGKPLDICEYGMCCPEDLLTEIPATTILTSYTEAGTILAIPRRDQTSEEVERTKQFSLEVVDLLKHNPQCRMPFNKFIPAYHHHFGRQCRVSDYGFAKLIELFEAIPHVVELEDEGEERFVRLTEPELKKVLSEQVVKLLGLQYNGQLSLDNFYRVFTCHFGFTLRLRDFKASSIKELLAQLKHVVRIDVQDGVEYVVLCRQSHFPKLARQILQLLMNQSSGSLPLVELCSRYKTSFGTDCDVGQIREELLDFVQVTGGEESAVISLTPLQIFARDVRILLKAHNGKILLHMFESTFQDHFGVEIKPALYGFPTVVDLLAAIPHVVLLRGRGQSRLAMLSHDMQDVPPICGSPPLNFLSSPPKLMVISPPREPQPSRTPSKSPSNDSGVMDTQDETELLWQLTDEEKKGQKTPLCKTPTSELLHFAAQCLQPDGSEEIVEAGLHENPVTQSGGFRRTLPSHSTPTGQDKYEGKISELEKSGDDTVQELSEAFSKGWWKESGQSTGKDEREIMDTTADSLNISAVKGETLPFSSYLRVDAGNGGEGLSEAKSTTASSPCGDSGIRSQDVSESSFQDDNPVETSSMKSDQSIGMTHLNITPKTSPRKSPRKPRIAAKFLVPIDST; encoded by the exons ATGACTATGGGTGAACTGCTTAAACTGAAGCCAATTGGGGTGTTCTGGGACATAGAAAACTGCTGTGTTCCACGCAACAGGTCAGCACTTTGCGTTGTCCAGAAAATAAGAGACTACTTCTTCTCTGGATATCGTGAAGCTGAGTTCATGTGTGTCTGTGACATCAACAAGGAAAGTAAACAGATCATACAAGAACTTAACTCTGCCCAG ATTAATGTTGTACACATTGATGCCGTTAGCAAGAATGCAGCAGATGACAAACTGCGACAAAGTATGCGTCGATTTTCTGATGCATATTCACCACCTGCCTCTGTTGTGCTGATATCAA GTGACATAAACTTTTCATCTGACCTCTCTGATTTAAGACACCGTAAGAATTTCCAGGTTATTCTCATACATGGCCCAATGGTGCATGATGCTCTTCTCGCTTGTGCTAATGAGACCTACTTGTTTGATGATCTGGTCAGAGATCTGCCCTTCAGAACCCTCTCAAAG GATGGTAATGGTTTACTGGAGGTGATGGTAACTGGCCTGCCACAAGGACGAGagtcaaacaaaatcaaacaccGGCTCAAGCAGCTCTCAGCAAATTGTGGGGGGCGTGTAGTCAGGATCACAGCTGACTATGCGCTTCTTAAATTTCAAAGCAAAGATGCAGCTTTTAA GGCTAAGAAAAGAATGGATGGTGAGGATGTGTATGGCTGTAAGATAAGTGTGGACTTTGCTGCAGCTATTGAAGCTCTACCTGTTAAACCTG GAACACAGCCAAATGTAAATCGCCCAGAGTACAACACGACACATCCTGTGCATGTTCCCTACCCCCAGAGCCCGTGTAGGTACAGACCCAGCAAACCTACCACCTACTACAGACCCTCGTACACTGCTCCCATCACGGAACCGCCATACTTGGACAGGGGAGGTAGCTATTACAACAGGCACTCCCCGAACTGCCACCAGCAGCGTACGCCGCCCAAATCCTACCCAACTAAACCACTGTATGAAATGTTCAAGCGCCCGCTGTACCAGGAGGAGCCCTACAAGCCAGAGCATGACCCAAACCACCCCAGTATAGGCAGCACAGGTGTAGACAGTTTCTACAACCATCATGTATACCCTAGCTTTGAGCCCAACTACCAACACGGTCACAATTACAACAGTTACCATGGTAGTGAGCACCAACAGAGCAGTTGGCCTCCTTCCCCAGACTCCAGGAACGGCTATCCTGGGCGGAGAAGTCCTCGTGCTAGCCCATATTACCACCCCTTCAGAACTCCCTTCTCTCCCTACTTTCAGGAGCCTCTCTTTAACCGTTACTCTCCGGTCTACCCTCCAGAGACTGGGTTCCAGCCTATCCGCTATCCAACTCCTCCCCCGCGCCCCTCAAGTGCTCCCACAGTGGACAACACCTCATCGTCGTACTACACAGATGCTAATGGGCCTGTAGAACTAGCAGTCAGTAACCTGGACTACAACATCACAGCCAAGGAGTGGAGGAAAATCCTCTTCACAACGTTCCATCCTCAGGTCAAG GTGCTGAATGTGTACGTGAAGACCCAGCCAGACAACACCAGCATTGGCATGGTCAAAGTGCCCAGTGTGGAGGAGGCTAGGTTTGCCATCTCGCAGTTCCACAGGAAAAAGATAGGCTACAAAAGGATTCATGTGGCTCTTAAGAATGAGGATAGTCAGCAGACAGCCACTAACATCAG GGCCGAGGCCACGGCACTACTGATGGAAGCTAAGGGACATGTTCTTCCACTTTTTAAATTCATTGAACTTTTTGACAAAAG ATATCATCGTTCCATCAGTGTGTGCGAGTTGTATAAAATGAAAGACATCATAGATATCCGTGAGCAGGGTGGTGCTGGTAGGATGGTGTATCTGTTGGAGGATGTCCGCAGTACCCCCTCCCCGCAGGATAATGCAGACATGGAG ATTCAAGAAATCCTTGAAGTGCCTGTATGTCTGATCCATTGTCCCGAAGGCAGCACTGGTTATGTAGAGGCCCTCAACTGCACCATGCTGCCCAACGTCAACATTCAAATGAAGACATTCGCAGCTCAGGTTCATACTATGTTACAGTCACATGAAGGCAACATGGCACTCATGAG CTTCGTGGCCTGCTATGAGGCGGAGTTCTCCCCCCTTGATCCCTGTGAGGATGGTGGTGTTCCCTTGGAGCATCTCATCAGCTGTGTACCAGGTACTCAGATTGTCATGTCAAAAACCGGTGTCAAGAAGGTGCAGTGGATGGAGAACAAACCCATTCTCCCCAATG GTATCCTGACTGACCTACCAGACGTGCTGCGAGCATCTAGCAGTCCTTTATTGACTCAACAGATGAGTCAGATCAGTCGTGAGATCGTGGACCTCCTCAAGCATCATCCACAATGTCGTATGCCTTTTAGCAAGTTCATCCCTGCTTACCACCACCACTTTGGACGGCAGTGCAGGGTGGCAGACTATGGGTATACTAAGCTATATGAGCTGTTTGATGCTCTACCACATGTACTGCAG GTGATGGGGACAGGAGATCGACGGATTCTTACCCTTAGCCACAGAGCCCAGGTAAGACGGTTCACCACAGACCTGCTGAGGATACTCAAGGCTCATTCTGCTAAACAGATCCAGCTCTCTGACCTGGCAGAATGCTATG aGAAGGTGATTGGTAAGCCGCTGGATATTTGTGAGTATGGAATGTGTTGTCCTGAAGACCTGCTTACAGAAATTCCTGCTACAACAATTCTG acCAGCTACACAGAAGCAGGAACGATTTTGGCTATTCCTCGGCGAG ATCAAACTTCTGAGGAAGTGGAGCGTACCAAACAGTTCTCCCTGGAGGTTGTGGATCTGCTCAAGCATAACCCACAGTGTCGTATGCCATTCAACAAGTTCATTCCTGCCTATCATCACCACTTCGGGCGCCAGTGTCGGGTCTCGGACTATGGCTTTGCTAAACTCATTGAACTGTTTGAGGCTATTCCACATGTGGTGGAG CTTGAAGATGAAGGGGAGGAGCGGTTTGTGAGACTGACAGAGCCAGAGCTAAAGAAGGTCTTGTCCGAGCAGGTGGTCAAGTTGTTGGGGCTTCAGTACAATGGTCAGCTCTCCCTGGACAACTTCTACAGGGTCTTCACCTGCCACTTTGGCTTCACTCTGCGTCTGCGGGATTTCAAAGCTTCATCCATTAAAGAACTGCTGGCTCAGCTGAAGCATGTGGTTCGG ATTGATGTTCAAGATGGTGTCGAGTATGTGGTTCTGTGTCGTCAAAGTCACTTCCCCAAACTAGCCAGACAGATTCTCCAGCTGTTGATGAACCAGAGCAGTGGTAGTCTCCCCTTGGTGGAGCTCTGTAGTCGGTACAAGACCAGCTTTGGTACAGACTGTGATGTGGGTCAGATCAGAGAGGAACTCCTTGACTTTGTTCAG GTGACTGGCGGGGAAGAGTCTGCAGTTATCAGTCTCACACCACTACAGATATTTGCCAGAGATGTCAGAATTCTCCTCAAAGCTCACAATGGCAAAATCCTGTTGCACATGTTCGAGTCAACTTTCCAGGACCACTTTGGTGTGGAGATCAAGCCGGCCCTGTATGGATTCCCCACAGTGGTGGATCTGCTGGCAGCCATTCCCCATGTGGTGCTGCTGAGGGGCAGGGGACAGAGCAGATTGGCCATGTTGTCACATGATATGCAGG ATGTTCCCCCTATCTGTGGTTCCCCACCACTTAACTTCCTATCCAGTCCTCCCAAACTGATGGTCATTTCTCCCCCCAGAGAGCCTCAGCCCAGCAGAACCCCCTCCAAATCACCCTCCAATGACTCTGGTGTCATGGATACTCAAG ATGAGACAGAGTTGCTATGGCAGCTGACTGATGAAGAGAAGAAAGGACAGAAAACTCCTTTATGTAAAACTCCAACGTCTGAGTTACTTCATTTTGCTGCCCAATGTCTTCAGCCTGATGGTTCGGAAGAGATTGTAGAAGCTGGGCTCCACGAGAACCCAGTGACCCAGTCAGGTGGTTTCCGTAGGACACTGCCGAGTCATTCCACACCAACAGGACAGGACAAATATGAAGGCAAAATCTCTGAGCTGGAGAAAAGCGGCGATGACACGGTACAAGAGTTGTCCGAGGCTTTCTCCAAAGGCTGGTGGAAGGAGAGTGGACAATCAACTGGCAAGGACGAGAGAGAAATCATGGACACCACGGCAGATTCTCTAAACATATCGGCAGTGAAGGGGGAGACCCTGCCCTTCTCCTCTTACCTGCGTGTGGACGCTGGCAATGGTGGTGAGGGTTTGAGTGAAGCCAAATCAACGACCGCCTCCTCACCATGCGGGGACTCGGGCATCAGGAGCCAGGACGTCTCGGAAAGCTCATTCCAGGACGACAATCCTGTGGAGACGAGCTCTATGAAGTCAGATCAGAGCATAGGCATGACCCACCTCAACATTACTCCTAAAACCTCTCCCAGAAAATCACCTCGTAAACCACGAATAGCAGCAAAGTTCCTGGTGCCTATTGATTCCACTTAA